The Periplaneta americana isolate PAMFEO1 chromosome 2, P.americana_PAMFEO1_priV1, whole genome shotgun sequence genome has a window encoding:
- the LOC138715064 gene encoding zinc finger protein 436-like isoform X2 has translation MEGIKKEVEMEPLDPQFDDGSGEEEKNMSTEEISLNVDGSGVKVELLESISGLASDLKYEESEVSPIFPTVKSEIQEKCWQVDTIKDEEVMTDTMKEDVELADRSMQQHQNGDFRSHDESDACENPEHPSDMVVDRETHSMNIHPGVEIRDETVTIFKCEFCTKDFLTSQLLTRHSLTHIGDKPFKCDICEMSFRQRHHLIRHNLTHTGDKPFKCDKCEKTFARLDYLTHHALLHTGFKAFKCEICDKGFNTRRDIDGHIAVHKGERPFKCNICQKSFVRRRQCRQHEETHIHDKTFKCGTCEKSFTRLDYLRQHELCHTDNKSFKCETCDKSFATLRYLRQHASTHTKDKCYRCETCDKTYVRLEHLRLHILSHTGDKPFKCQSCEKSFVRQDYLLRHILIHTGDKPYKCETCEKGFGRLSHLQQHLLIHTRDKPFKCETCEKSFARRGSLRQHVLTHTRDKIFKCENCEKSFVRLDSLRNHALTHAALDMIKMEPDTDPLAPEHNDSNAEDRQTLSEEGNFLEVNVNEIKIEPSDLGYGDALDVKCEDKEDCKPFPATEFEDEVHAVPCQEDTRGHEKNDAR, from the exons ATGGAAGGGATTAAAAAGGAAGTCGAGATGGAACCACTTGATCCACAGTTCGATGATGGGagtggagaagaagaaaagaatatgTCGACG gaAGAAATTTCGTTGAATGTGGATGGTAGTGGAGTCAAAGTGGAACTTTTAGAATCCATCAGTGGTCTTGCATCAGACTTGAAATATGAAGAAAGCGAAGTTTCTCCCATATTTCCAACAGTTAAGTCTGAAATTCAG gaAAAATGTTGGCAGGTGGATACTATAAAAGATGAAGAAGTGATGACAGATACAATGAAAGAGGACGTTGAGCTGGCTGACAG GTCCATGCAGCAGCATCAGAATGGAGATTTCAGAAGCCATGACGAGAGTGACGCATGTGAGAATCCTGAACATCCTTCTGACATGGTGGTGGATAGAGAAACACATTCAATGAACATACATCCGGGTGTTGAAATTCGGGATGAAACTGTAACAATTTTTAAGTGCGAATTTTGCACCAAAGACTTCCTTACGTCACAGCTTCTGACGAGGCATTCATTAACTCACATAGGTGATAAGCCTTTCAAATGCGACATTTGTGAGATGAGTTTTAGACAAAGACATCATCTTATAAGGCATAATTTAACTCATACAGGcgataaacctttcaaatgtgataagTGTGAGAAGACGTTTGCACGACTTGATTATCTTACCCATCATGCATTGTTACATACAGGATTTAAGGCTTTTAAATGCGAGATTTGTGACAAAGGCTTCAACACTCGACGAGATATTGATGGTCATATAGCTGTACACAAAGGTGAGAGGCCATTCAAGTGCAATATTTGTCAGAAGAGTTTTGTACGACGTCGTCAATGTCGGCAGCATGAAGAAACCCATATACATGATAAAACTTTCAAATGTGGAACTTGTGAGAAAAGCTTTACAAGACTTGATTATCTTCGACAGCATGAATTGTGTCACACAGATAATAAGTCCTTCAAATGCGAGACTTGTGACAAGAGTTTTGCAACTCTTCGTTATCTTAGACAACACGCATCAACTCACACAAAAGATAAGTGTTACAGGTGTGAAACTTGCGACAAAACATATGTACGGCTTGAACACCTCCGACTGCACATTCTAAGTCACACCGGtgataaacctttcaaatgccAGTCTTGTGAGAAGAGTTTCGTACGTCAAGATTATCTCCTACGACACATACTGATTCACACAGGTGATAAACCGTACAAATGCGAAACTTGTGAGAAGGGTTTTGGAAGACTTAGTCATCTTCAACAACACTTGCTAATACACACGCGTGACAAACCCTTCAAATGCGAAACTTGTGAGAAGAGTTTCGCAAGACGTGGTTCTCTTCGGCAGCATGTATTAACACACACTCGTGATAAGATTTTCAAATGTGAAAATTGTGAGAAGAGTTTTGTTCGGCTTGATTCTCTTAGAAATCACGCTTTAACTCATGCAg CTTTGGATATGATAAAAATGGAACCTGATACCGACCCATTAGCTCCAGAGCACAATGACAGCAATGCAGAAGACAGACAGACCCTGTCCgag GAAGGAAATTTCTTGGAAGTAAATGTAAATGAAATCAAGATTGAACCTTCTGACCTGGGCTATGGTGATGCTTTAGATGTCAAATGTGAGGATAAAGAAGATTGCAAACCATTTCCAGCGACTGAATTTGAAGATGAG GTCCATGCAGTGCCTTGCCAAGAAGACACTAGAGGCCATGAGAAGAATGACGCACGTTAG
- the LOC138715064 gene encoding zinc finger protein 436-like isoform X1, whose translation MEGIKKEVEMEPLDPQFDDGSGEEEKNMSTEEISLNVDGSGVKVELLESISGLASDLKYEESEVSPIFPTVKSEIQEKCWQVDTIKDEEVMTDTMKEDVELADRSMQQHQNGDFRSHDESDACENPEHPSDMVVDRETHSMNIHPGVEIRDETVTIFKCEFCTKDFLTSQLLTRHSLTHIGDKPFKCDICEMSFRQRHHLIRHNLTHTGDKPFKCDKCEKTFARLDYLTHHALLHTGFKAFKCEICDKGFNTRRDIDGHIAVHKGERPFKCNICQKSFVRRRQCRQHEETHIHDKTFKCGTCEKSFTRLDYLRQHELCHTDNKSFKCETCDKSFATLRYLRQHASTHTKDKCYRCETCDKTYVRLEHLRLHILSHTGDKPFKCQSCEKSFVRQDYLLRHILIHTGDKPYKCETCEKGFGRLSHLQQHLLIHTRDKPFKCETCEKSFARRGSLRQHVLTHTRDKIFKCENCEKSFVRLDSLRNHALTHAALDMIKMEPDTDPLAPEHNDSNAEDRQTLSEEGNFLEVNVNEIKIEPSDLGYGDALDVKCEDKEDCKPFPATEFEDEVATCKCGHQCRSLTMEDNKILFYKFYQMDYNEQTHHLAHECVELVDIRRRSIPEETSRRHCSFKYFVRLSAKKIQVCRQTLCRVYEITPRRLQKLQEKIKYGKPLDDGRGKHENRPNKLKDNIKDAIKRHINQLPKQESHYARNKSAKMCLRPDLNISKLYQLFKEANPEFECSEWAYRDTFKSEFNLSFGLPH comes from the exons ATGGAAGGGATTAAAAAGGAAGTCGAGATGGAACCACTTGATCCACAGTTCGATGATGGGagtggagaagaagaaaagaatatgTCGACG gaAGAAATTTCGTTGAATGTGGATGGTAGTGGAGTCAAAGTGGAACTTTTAGAATCCATCAGTGGTCTTGCATCAGACTTGAAATATGAAGAAAGCGAAGTTTCTCCCATATTTCCAACAGTTAAGTCTGAAATTCAG gaAAAATGTTGGCAGGTGGATACTATAAAAGATGAAGAAGTGATGACAGATACAATGAAAGAGGACGTTGAGCTGGCTGACAG GTCCATGCAGCAGCATCAGAATGGAGATTTCAGAAGCCATGACGAGAGTGACGCATGTGAGAATCCTGAACATCCTTCTGACATGGTGGTGGATAGAGAAACACATTCAATGAACATACATCCGGGTGTTGAAATTCGGGATGAAACTGTAACAATTTTTAAGTGCGAATTTTGCACCAAAGACTTCCTTACGTCACAGCTTCTGACGAGGCATTCATTAACTCACATAGGTGATAAGCCTTTCAAATGCGACATTTGTGAGATGAGTTTTAGACAAAGACATCATCTTATAAGGCATAATTTAACTCATACAGGcgataaacctttcaaatgtgataagTGTGAGAAGACGTTTGCACGACTTGATTATCTTACCCATCATGCATTGTTACATACAGGATTTAAGGCTTTTAAATGCGAGATTTGTGACAAAGGCTTCAACACTCGACGAGATATTGATGGTCATATAGCTGTACACAAAGGTGAGAGGCCATTCAAGTGCAATATTTGTCAGAAGAGTTTTGTACGACGTCGTCAATGTCGGCAGCATGAAGAAACCCATATACATGATAAAACTTTCAAATGTGGAACTTGTGAGAAAAGCTTTACAAGACTTGATTATCTTCGACAGCATGAATTGTGTCACACAGATAATAAGTCCTTCAAATGCGAGACTTGTGACAAGAGTTTTGCAACTCTTCGTTATCTTAGACAACACGCATCAACTCACACAAAAGATAAGTGTTACAGGTGTGAAACTTGCGACAAAACATATGTACGGCTTGAACACCTCCGACTGCACATTCTAAGTCACACCGGtgataaacctttcaaatgccAGTCTTGTGAGAAGAGTTTCGTACGTCAAGATTATCTCCTACGACACATACTGATTCACACAGGTGATAAACCGTACAAATGCGAAACTTGTGAGAAGGGTTTTGGAAGACTTAGTCATCTTCAACAACACTTGCTAATACACACGCGTGACAAACCCTTCAAATGCGAAACTTGTGAGAAGAGTTTCGCAAGACGTGGTTCTCTTCGGCAGCATGTATTAACACACACTCGTGATAAGATTTTCAAATGTGAAAATTGTGAGAAGAGTTTTGTTCGGCTTGATTCTCTTAGAAATCACGCTTTAACTCATGCAg CTTTGGATATGATAAAAATGGAACCTGATACCGACCCATTAGCTCCAGAGCACAATGACAGCAATGCAGAAGACAGACAGACCCTGTCCgag GAAGGAAATTTCTTGGAAGTAAATGTAAATGAAATCAAGATTGAACCTTCTGACCTGGGCTATGGTGATGCTTTAGATGTCAAATGTGAGGATAAAGAAGATTGCAAACCATTTCCAGCGACTGAATTTGAAGATGAG GTAGCCACATGCAAATGCGGCCATCAGTGTAGAAGTTTAACTATGGAGGATAACAAAATCCTGTTCTACAAATTTTACCAGATGGATTACAATGAACAAACTCACCACCTAGCTCATGAATGTGTGGAGCTGGTAGATATCAGGAGAAGGAGTATCCCTGAGGAGACTTCTAGAAGACATTGCTCTTTCAAGTATTTTGTAAGACTGAGTGCAAAAAAAATTCAAGTGTGTCGACAAACATTGTGCAGAGTGTATGAAATTACACCCAGACGTTTGCAAAAGCTTCAAGAAAAGATTAAGTATGGTAAACCTCTAGATGATGGTAGAGGAAAGCATGAAAACCGTCCGAATAAActtaaagataatattaaagatgCCATAAAGAGACATATAAATCAGCTACCAAAGCAAGAAAGTCATTACGCTAGGAACAAAAGTGCGAAGATGtgtttgagaccagatttaaatATTAGCAAGTTGTATCAACTCTTTAAAGAAGCAAATCCAGAATTCGAATGTAGTGAATGGGCATACAGAGACACTTTTAAAAGCGAATTTAATTTGTCGTTTGGTCTGCCACACTGA